Genomic window (Mesorhizobium sp. M4B.F.Ca.ET.058.02.1.1):
GGCTTGGTCGAGGCGCCCGTTCTGGCGCCGGAGGCCGAGCCTACCGCTCCAACGCGGCTGCTTTCGCTGTCGCGGCACAGCCAGGGCATCTATGCCACGCGGCGCGGCTGGTTCGAGCCAGCGGTCAGGCTCGGCGACAGCGTCAGCGCCGGACAGCTTGCCGGCTGGTACCACGACCTTGAACGGCTCGACTTCGCCGAGGAAGCCCTGCATTTCGCCGAAAGCGGCATCGTGCTGTCGCGCCGGCTGCACACGATGTGCGAGGCAGGCGATTGCTTGATGCAAGTCGCGGAGCCGGTGGACAGCTGAGAGCAAACGCCGGGCGACGCAAGGAAGCCGAGGATGACCATGCAGCTATCAATGTGGACCTATCCCTGGGACATCCAGGATATCGGACTGGAGACGGTCGAGCGTGATCTCGTCGAGCGTGCCGGGCTCAATATGGTCAGCCTCGCCACGTCCTACCATGCCGGGCGATTCCTGCAGCCGCGCAGCCCGCGGCGCAAGGCCTATTTCCCTGAGGACGGCACCATCTACTTCCAGCCGACATCAGCGCGCTGGGCCGGCCTCGCCATCCGGCCCAAGGTCGCTGACGTGATCAGTGAAGGCGGCGATGTGCTGCGCAAGCTTGCGCGCCGCCGCGACGCGGGCGGGCTCGGGGTTTCGTGCTGGACTGTATGCCTGCACAACACCCGCCTCGGCATGCTTCACCCCGAGGCCGTCACCCGCAACGCCTTCGGCGATGCCAATTACTACAATCTCTGTCCCTCGCATCGCGACGCGCGCGCCTATGTCCGCGCCTTGGTCGCGGACATCTCGCACGGCTACAGGCCGGACCGGATCGAGCTCGAAAGCCCGTCCTTCATGGGTTTTGCGCATGAGTATCATCACGAGAAGGATGGTGTCGGCCTGGCGCCAGAAGACGATTTCCTGCTCTCGCTGTGCTTCTGCCCGTCCTGCCTGGATCGCGCGGCCAAAGCCGGCGTCAATGGCGCGGCGGCGCAAAAGCTGGTCAGGCAATGGATCGCCGAGACCTGCGAGCGTGCGGTGCCGAAGCGGCGCTTTCCCGACTTTCCGGCAAGTGGGCTCGATATCTTCCTGCCTTGGCCGGAACTCCATGCCTATCTCGTCTGGCGCTTCGAGCCGGTGACCAGCCTGGTCTGCGAGTTGCGCGAGGTGGCGCATCCGGCGACGCGGGTGCTGATCATCGACCTCAAGGACGGCTGGCTCGGCGGCTGCGATCTCGCGGCGCTCGGCAAGGTCTGCAACGGGGCGATCCTGTGCGCCTACGACATGCAGGCGGACGATGTCGCGAGCCTGCTCGAGGCCGGCCGCGCGGCGCTCGGCCCGGAAAAATTCCTCGGCACCGGCTACCGGCTCTTCTATCCGGAAATGGCCGGCGCGGAAGTGCTCGCCGCCAAGGTGAAGCCGGCGAGGGCGCCGGGCGTCGACGGTATCAACTTCTACAATTACGGCCTCGTCCCCGCCGCGCGGCTCGACTGGGTCGGCGCGGCGCTGTCCGGCTGAGAAGCGGGGCCCGGAACGATATGCCGGCTGATGCATTTTGGCCCTGTGCCAATCAGCTGGAGACATCATGCGAATTGCCCATGTCGCGCCGCTCTACGAGTCCGTGCCGCCGAAACTCTATGGCGGCACCGAACGGATCGTCTCCTACCTAACGGAAGCGCTGGTCGCTCTCGGCCATGAGGTTACGCTGTTTGCCAGCGGCGACAGCCGGACTTCCGCGAGGCTCGTTGCCGGGCGTGAATGCGCGCTTCGCCTCGATCCGCGCCCGAAAAAATCAGAGATAGCCGCGCATCTGGCGATGCTGGCCGAGGTCCGCGAGCGGGCGCACGAATTCGACCTCATCCACTTCCACCTCAGCCATTTCCTGCATTTTTCCTTCTTCGCGGATATGGCCGGAAGGACGGTGACGACGCCGCATGGCAGGCTCGACTATGTCGACCTGGCGCCCACCTACCGGCGCTTCCCACGCTTTCCGATGGTCTCCATCTCACGCAGCCAGAGAGCAGGGCTGGCCGAGGCCAATTGGCTGGCGACGATCCACCATGGCCTGCCGATCGACATCTATCGGCCCGCTTTCGAGACCACGGAAGAGGAACCGTATCTTGCCTTTCTCGGCCGGCTTTCGCGCGACAAGCGGCCGGACCGCGCCATCGAGATCGCGCGCCGCTCTGGGTTGAAGCTGAAGCTGGCGGCCAAGATCGGTGACGATGATCGTGCCTATTTTCATGACGTTGTTGAGCCGCTGATCGACGGTGACCGCGTCGACTATGTCGGCGAGATCGCCGAGGACGAGAAGGCCGAGTTTCTCGGCAAGGCGGCCGGCCTGCTGTTCCCGATCGATTGGCCCGAGCCGTTCGGCCTTGCTCCGATCGAGGCGATGGCCTGCGGCACGCCATCGATTGCCTGGAATTGTGGCGCCTTGCCTGAGATCATCGATCAGGGCGTGACCGGATTTGTCGTCAATTCGATGGACGATGCGGTCAAGTCCGTGCCGGCATTGCTTCAACTCGACCGTCGAAAGGTGAGGGCTGCCTTCGAAAAGCGGTTTTCCGCCAACAGAATGGCCCGCGACTATGTGGCCGCCTATGGGCGCCTCATCGGTGGTGCGACCGACGCGAAGGCCTCGTGAGAGGCGCCGCCTGATCCGGGGGCGGAGCAAACGGGAAAAAAACATATGACAGAGCTCGACGAGCGCAAGCTTGATCCCGCCGTAGCCCTTGCCGCTCTGGACGAGACCGCGCCGCGCGAGCCGCACCGGCTGTTCGCGCTGAAACAGGGCGACTGCTTCGCGGTGGCCGACGCTTATGGCGATATCCGGGGCGCCGGCGACGGCTTCTTCCGCGACGACACGCGCGTGCTTTCGGAGTTTCGGCTGACCGTCGGTGGCAGGCAAACATCGCTGCTCGGCGCCTCGCTCAGCCAGGACAATGTGCTGTTCACTAGCAATCTCACCAACCTGCCGGTTCAAAGCGTCGGCGGCCGCGACATTCCGCAGGGCGCGATTCATGTCGAGCGCGTCAGGCTAATCTGGCAGGACCGGCTGTTCGAGCGCATCACGCTTTCCAACTATAGCCAGGAGACCTCGGCGATCCGCGTTTCTCTGCACTTTGCCGCCGATTTCCGCGACATGTTCGAGGTGCGGGGCTCGACAAGGGCAAAGCGCGGCACCGCGCATGCAGCCAAGATCGACGCGACGTCGGTGCTGCTTCGCTATG
Coding sequences:
- a CDS encoding glycosyltransferase family 4 protein, with amino-acid sequence MRIAHVAPLYESVPPKLYGGTERIVSYLTEALVALGHEVTLFASGDSRTSARLVAGRECALRLDPRPKKSEIAAHLAMLAEVRERAHEFDLIHFHLSHFLHFSFFADMAGRTVTTPHGRLDYVDLAPTYRRFPRFPMVSISRSQRAGLAEANWLATIHHGLPIDIYRPAFETTEEEPYLAFLGRLSRDKRPDRAIEIARRSGLKLKLAAKIGDDDRAYFHDVVEPLIDGDRVDYVGEIAEDEKAEFLGKAAGLLFPIDWPEPFGLAPIEAMACGTPSIAWNCGALPEIIDQGVTGFVVNSMDDAVKSVPALLQLDRRKVRAAFEKRFSANRMARDYVAAYGRLIGGATDAKAS